CACACCAGCGCGTCGTTGGTCAGCGGAATCTCCTCCGGGAACCACAGCTGCGAGGTGTATTTCTCGTAGAAGGTGGTGGAGAAGGAATCTTCGGGTTCTGACCAGTTGGTGGCCGAAAACGGCGTGTGTGGGGACATGCTGGATACCTCTGTTCGGGAAAGGGGTGCTGGGGGGCCGGGCCGCGGAAGTGGCCCCGACCGGTCATCGGTGGCCCCAAAGCCGTCTACCCTACGCCCTGTCCGTGGCCTGCGGATGTGAAGAGCTGCGGGTACGGAGCAGCCAGGATCGGCGACTCCTCTCCATGACTTACCAGATATAGCGCAAAATGTGACCGATCTACCAGCAGTTGTACGGTCCGAGCTCGGATCACACGGCGCAGGTCAGGCATTCCTCGATGCTCATCTTGCGCAGACGGGTGTAGTACAGCGTCTTCACGCCGCGCGAGAAGGCGTAGAGATAGTAGCGCTGCAGGTCGCGGGTGGTCGCGTTGCTCGGAATGAACAGGGTGCAGGAGATGCCCTGGTCGACGTGCTTCTGAATGGTCGCGACCGTGTCGATCACGCGGCGTTGGTCCATGTCGTAGGCCTCTTCGTAGTACCACTCGGTATCGGCACTGAGGTGCGGCATGGGGTAGATGGTGCGGGCCTTGTTGCTCGTGCGGGTCTCAACCTTCTCGGTCACGGGCATCACGCTGGCCGAGGCGTGCGAGACGTAGCTGATCGACCCCGTCGGCGCGACTGCCATGACGAACGAGTGAGCCAGGCCGTGCGTCTGGATATCGGCCACGAGTTGCTTCCAGTCCTGACGGGTGGGCAGGGTCTGGTTGCCGAACAGCGCCACGATCTCGGGCGTCACGGGCCGAAAATCGCGTTCCAGATACTGCTCGAAGTGCTCGCCGCTCTGGTACCGGCTGCCCTCGAAGCCCCGGAACACGAACCCGGTGTCACGCGCGATTTCCATGCTGGCTTTGCGGGCGTGGTAGTGCATGGCGGCAAAGAACACGTCGCAGAACTCCAGCGCCTCGGGGCTGCCGTAGATGAGTTCGGACTTGGCGAGGAACGAGTGCAGGCCCATCGCGCCCAGGCCGATCGAGCGCATCTCGTCATTGGCGCGCCGTACGGCCGGCACCTCGTGAATGCTCGTGCTGCGGGCCACGTTGTCCAGCATGCGGATCGCCGTACCGACGACCGCGCCGAGGTCACGGCTCTCCATCGCACGCTCGATGACCAGCGAGGCGAGGTTGCAGCTCACGTCCAGGCCCACGCGGTCTTTGCTCTCTTGGCCGTAGGGATGGAAATAGCTGGGCAGCGTGGGTTGCAGGATTTCGCTGCACAGGTTGCTCATCTTGATCGAGCCGACGTTCGGGATGGGGTTGGCGCGGTTGGCGTTGCCCTCGAACAGCAGGTAGGGGTAGCCGCTTTCGCCCTGCGTCACGGCGATGTCTTCGAGGATGCGCCGGGCCGAGACACGCTTCTTGCGGATGTTGGGGTTGTCGGCCAGGGTCTGGTACTCGCGCGTCCAGTCGATGTCGGTGAACTCGCGCCCCGTCTCCTGCCACAGCGAGTGCGGGTAGAACTGGAAGATATCCTCGCCGGCGCGCACCTTGTCCAGGAACACGTCGGGAATCGTCGCGCCAACAGATAAGGTCTTGAGGCGAGCGTCCTCGTCGGTGGCGATCTTCTTGGCGTTCAGCGTGTCACCGAAATCGGCGTGCATGACGCTGAGATAGATCGCTCCGGCGCCGGGACGCTGCCCGGCCTGGTCGGCGTAGCGCAGCATGTTGTCGAGCATCTTGGCGACGCCCATCACGCCCTTGGTCACGTTCTGGATGCCGCGCAGCGACTCGCCGCGCGCCCGCAGGTTGCTGACCTCCACCCCGATCCCCCCGCCGCCCTTGCTCAGTTCTGCGACGAACGATAGCGTCTTGGTGATCGAGTCGAGGTTGTCCGTGCAGTCCTGAAGCAGAAAGCAGCTCACGAGGCGGCCGGTGTTCGCCTTGCCCGAGTTCATCAGGGTCGGCGTGGCGGGCGTAAAGGTCTGGTTCACCAGGTGGTGCACGAGATCCAGGGCGCCTTCCACCGTCTCGGAGCGGGCCAGGGCAGTCAGCGCCATGCGGTCCTCGTAGCGCTCCAGCCACCGCGAGCGGTCGGGGGTCATGGTGGCGTACTCGCTGTAGAACTTGTACGCCCCCATAAAGGCCTTGAACCGGAACTTGTAACCGTATGCCTTCTCGAAGACCTGCTGCACTTCCTGGGGGGTGTAGCGGGTGAACAACTCGGCGTCCCACAGGCCGTGCTCGACCATGTAGCGCACCTTCTCGGCGAGGTTGTGGAAGAACACGGTGTTGGGGTTGACCTTCTCCTGAAAGAAGGCCTGCAATGCCTCGGTGTCGTACCGGGTGTCCACGACACTTCCGGCAAGCACCTTGTTGTTCAGTTCGATCCAGCGTTCCATCGGTCCAGAGTAGTTGGGAAACTTGGAAAAGTAAAGCAGTATATGATTTAAACTAAGGCTGGGCTGTCCTAAGCTGGACAACCCGTCGGGAGTTGAGCTTTACAGGTCGGCTCAGGCCTGGGTCTGTTCCTGATCCCACTCACGCAGCCACGCGGCGACCGTCTCGCGGTCCTTGGCCGTACCGCCCTTGTTGATCTTGGCGATCAGGGGCACGCCGTAGCGCGCGGCGATGAGGTCGCCTGCCCGCCCAAAGTTGTCTCCCCAGTGAAAACTGCCGCTGGACACCACGCCGCGCAGCCTCTCGCCGTGCTGCTCGAGAAACTTCGCTGTACTGGCCGGAATCTGCCCGGTGCCGAAGGTGTACGTGAACAGCACGAAGTCGCCCTGCGGCTCGGCGGCCTGGACCGGCTGGGCGTCCAGGGGGCATTCCGGCAACGCGGCCTGCACCCCCCCGACGAAACGGCGCACGTTCCCGGTCAGCGAATCGAAAGCGAGCAGCATCAAACAACCTCCGGCCGCGGAACGGCGCGTGAAGGGGCAGCCCGGCCGGGGGGCCAGAGCAGGGCGAGAGAAGGAAGGCGGGGGACGTAAGGTCAGCGGCAGCTCGCCCAGCTTTAGGCAGCGCCAGGATGACCTGACGAACGGAGTTGAGACAGATACTACCCCTTGCACCTGGGGGCGTCAATGACACCAGGGCTTGTATCTGGATTCGGTCAATTGTGGGGGAGCCCGAACAGTGTACCAGTCCTCAGCCAGCCGCGTCTGAAGGTTCGCGCCGGGCGAGCAGGCCCAGCAGGGCGTCTAGGCTCAGAGCCAGCAGGGCGCTCAGGATGGCCCCGACCAGCACCAGACCGGTGTTCTGCTGCGACAGCCCGTTGATGATCGGCAGGCCCAGGCCCCCAGCGCCGAGCGCTGCCCCGATGGTCGCTGTGCCCACGTTGTAGACCGTGCTCGTGCGCACGCCCGCGAGGAGCACAGGCAAGCTCAGGGGCAGCTCGACGCGGCGCAGCCGCTGTCCCGGCGTCATGCCCATGCCGCGCGCGGCGTCGAGCACCGAGCGGTCCACCGCCAGTAGCCCCGCGACCCCGTTGGACACCACCGGCACGAGGCCGTACAGCACCAGTCCGAGCAGCGTAGGCCGCAGCCCCAGCCCCAGCGTAGGCACCGCGAGCGCCAGGATGGCGAGGGTAGGCACCGTCTGGCCCAGGCCGGTGAGTGCTTCGGCCAGCCGCATGAGGGCGGCGCGGCCCGGCCGGGTCACGAAGACGGCCAGCGGCAGACCGACGAGCAGCACCACGGCCTCCGCCCCGAACACCAGCGCCAAGTGCACCAGCGTGAGGGCCCACAGCGGCGAGTCGCCCACGTCCGGTGCCTCACCCGCCGAGAAGGGGGAGAGCAGCTGGGGCAGGACGCCGGGGATCAGGCAGATGAGCAGCAACGCGGGCCACACCAGCGCCCCCCAGGGCACGCGGCGGCGGGAGCGGGGGGCGGGGGCGAGCGCGGTCATCAGGCCTGCTCCAGCGCCTGCCAGCCCACCACGCCGCGCACCTGCCCTTGGTCGTCCACGACCGCGACTGCCTCGGTGCCCTCGCGCAGCATCACACTCAGGGCACTTCGGGCGTTCAAGGTGGCCGAGACGTGGGGCAGTCCCGTAGCGTCGCCGGGCCGCGCGAGGTCGCCCACGCGCAGACCCGCGAGCTGACGCAGCCGCGCGTCCTCGCCCAGAAACTGCTGCACGAACTCGCTGGCGGGCCGGCGCACGAGGTCGTCGGGCGTGCCGAACTGCGCGAGTTCGCCGCCGCGCATCAGCGCCACGTAGTCGCCCATCCGCAGCGCCTCGTCAATGTCGTGCGTGACCATCACGATGGTCTTCTTCAGGCGCCGCTGGATGTCCAGGAAGGCGTCCTGCACGTGATCGCGCGCCAGGGGGTCCAGGGCCCCGAAGGGCTCGTCCATGAGCAGCACCGGCGGGTCGGCGGCCAGGGCGCGCGCCACCCCAACGCGCTGCGCTTGCCCGCCCGACAGCTCGGCGGGGCGCTTGTGCGCGAACTGCGCGGGCTCCAGCCCCACCAGCCCCAGCAACTCGCGGACCCGCTCTCGCGTCTTGCCTCTGGGCTGCCCCAGCAGGTCGGGCACGGTGGCGACGTTCTGCTCGACCGTCAGGTGAGGAAAGAGACCGATCTGCTGAATGACGTAGCCGATGCGGCGGCGCAGCGCCTCGGGCCGACCCGCGAGCACGTCCGCGCCGTCAATCAGAATCTGCCCGCCAGTCGGTTCGATCAGGCGGTTGATCATGCGCAGGGTGGTTGTCTTGCCGCAGCCCGACGGCCCCAGGAGCGCCGTGATCTGGCCGTCAGGAAAGGTGAGGCTCAGGTCGCGCACGGCATAGAAGTCCTGGCCCGTCTGCGGGTTGGCGTAGCGTTTTTCGAGGTTTCGCAGTTCGATCATGGCCGTGTCCTGTCGCCGCTGGGGCAGAGGGAAATTCCGAGTCCGTCGTGGAAAGGGGGCCGGAGTGGATGAAGGCTCACGCCCGCCCCAGCGCATTGCCCAGCGCCTGCTCCAGCGCCCGTAGCCCCTGATCAAGCAGCACGGCGAGCAGCGCTGCCGGCACCGCCCCGAGCAGGATGAGGTCGCCCGCGCCGCTCTGCAAGCCGCTGAAGATGAAGTAGCCCAGCCCGCCCGCGCCGATGAGCTGCGCGACGCTCGCCACCCCCACGAGGAGCACCGCCGCCTGCCGCACGCCGCTGAGCCACACCGGCAGGGCCAGCGGCAACTGCACGCGCCAGAAGCGCTGCGCCCCCGACATGCCCATGCCGCGCGCGGCGTCGAGCACTCCTGGCGACACGCCCCGCAGGGCGACCACGCCGTTACGCAGCACCGGCAGCAGGGCGTACAGCGTCAGGGCGGTGAGCGCGGGCGCGGTCCCGATGCCGCTGACTCCCAGCTCGCGCAGGCCCGGCACCGCGTTCGACAGGGCCGAGAGCGGCGCGATGAGCAGGCCCAGCAGTGCGAGACTCGGCACGGTCTGGATGGCGTTCGCGGCCCCCAGCACCGCCCCCGCCACCCGCTCACGGCCCGAGGCCCAGACCGCCAGCGGCGCCCCGATGAGCAGCGCCAGCCCCAGCCCCGAGAGCACCAGCCGCACGTGCTGTCCGAGTTCCTGCCCGAATCTCGCCTGCTGCACGCTCAGCTCGCGCGTTACCGACCAGTCGGAGAAGTGTCCCGAGAGCAGCAGCGCCGCCGCGACCGGCAGCCACAGCCAGGGCAGGGGCCGGGCCCACCGGGCCAGTCGTCCGGCCACCATGCCCGCGCCGTACACGGCCACCGCCGCGCCCAGCAGCCACAGCCACACGCCGCTGCTCGCGCTTGCGCGGGCGATCTCGCTCTGGCCCTGCATGGCCGCCGCGGTCCGGTCGCCCAGCCACCAGAGGCCCAGACTCAGGGCGGCGGGGGCCAGGACGGGCACCCCCGCCGGCAACAGTCGCCCTGCCAGGGGCACCGCCAGCGCCAGCAACGCACCCAGGACCGCCTGCGTGGAGGGCAGGTGCAGATATTCACCCTGGGCCAGACGGTTGGGCCGCAGCAGCACCCAGGGGAGCAGGCAGGCCAGCAGCATAGGGACGGCGCCGAGCCACAACACGAGTTGCAGGTCGCCGGGCAGACTGGGCCGCAACGGGCGCGCGCGGCCGGGGGGCGGTTCGTGGGTCGCGGTCGTCATCGGCGTCTTCTCCAGCCGTCACTTGGCAGCGCC
Above is a genomic segment from Deinococcus sp. Leaf326 containing:
- the nrdI gene encoding class Ib ribonucleoside-diphosphate reductase assembly flavoprotein NrdI, with protein sequence MLLAFDSLTGNVRRFVGGVQAALPECPLDAQPVQAAEPQGDFVLFTYTFGTGQIPASTAKFLEQHGERLRGVVSSGSFHWGDNFGRAGDLIAARYGVPLIAKINKGGTAKDRETVAAWLREWDQEQTQA
- a CDS encoding ABC transporter ATP-binding protein gives rise to the protein MIELRNLEKRYANPQTGQDFYAVRDLSLTFPDGQITALLGPSGCGKTTTLRMINRLIEPTGGQILIDGADVLAGRPEALRRRIGYVIQQIGLFPHLTVEQNVATVPDLLGQPRGKTRERVRELLGLVGLEPAQFAHKRPAELSGGQAQRVGVARALAADPPVLLMDEPFGALDPLARDHVQDAFLDIQRRLKKTIVMVTHDIDEALRMGDYVALMRGGELAQFGTPDDLVRRPASEFVQQFLGEDARLRQLAGLRVGDLARPGDATGLPHVSATLNARSALSVMLREGTEAVAVVDDQGQVRGVVGWQALEQA
- the nrdE gene encoding class 1b ribonucleoside-diphosphate reductase subunit alpha, with product MERWIELNNKVLAGSVVDTRYDTEALQAFFQEKVNPNTVFFHNLAEKVRYMVEHGLWDAELFTRYTPQEVQQVFEKAYGYKFRFKAFMGAYKFYSEYATMTPDRSRWLERYEDRMALTALARSETVEGALDLVHHLVNQTFTPATPTLMNSGKANTGRLVSCFLLQDCTDNLDSITKTLSFVAELSKGGGGIGVEVSNLRARGESLRGIQNVTKGVMGVAKMLDNMLRYADQAGQRPGAGAIYLSVMHADFGDTLNAKKIATDEDARLKTLSVGATIPDVFLDKVRAGEDIFQFYPHSLWQETGREFTDIDWTREYQTLADNPNIRKKRVSARRILEDIAVTQGESGYPYLLFEGNANRANPIPNVGSIKMSNLCSEILQPTLPSYFHPYGQESKDRVGLDVSCNLASLVIERAMESRDLGAVVGTAIRMLDNVARSTSIHEVPAVRRANDEMRSIGLGAMGLHSFLAKSELIYGSPEALEFCDVFFAAMHYHARKASMEIARDTGFVFRGFEGSRYQSGEHFEQYLERDFRPVTPEIVALFGNQTLPTRQDWKQLVADIQTHGLAHSFVMAVAPTGSISYVSHASASVMPVTEKVETRTSNKARTIYPMPHLSADTEWYYEEAYDMDQRRVIDTVATIQKHVDQGISCTLFIPSNATTRDLQRYYLYAFSRGVKTLYYTRLRKMSIEECLTCAV
- a CDS encoding ABC transporter permease, whose amino-acid sequence is MTTATHEPPPGRARPLRPSLPGDLQLVLWLGAVPMLLACLLPWVLLRPNRLAQGEYLHLPSTQAVLGALLALAVPLAGRLLPAGVPVLAPAALSLGLWWLGDRTAAAMQGQSEIARASASSGVWLWLLGAAVAVYGAGMVAGRLARWARPLPWLWLPVAAALLLSGHFSDWSVTRELSVQQARFGQELGQHVRLVLSGLGLALLIGAPLAVWASGRERVAGAVLGAANAIQTVPSLALLGLLIAPLSALSNAVPGLRELGVSGIGTAPALTALTLYALLPVLRNGVVALRGVSPGVLDAARGMGMSGAQRFWRVQLPLALPVWLSGVRQAAVLLVGVASVAQLIGAGGLGYFIFSGLQSGAGDLILLGAVPAALLAVLLDQGLRALEQALGNALGRA
- a CDS encoding ABC transporter permease; amino-acid sequence: MTALAPAPRSRRRVPWGALVWPALLLICLIPGVLPQLLSPFSAGEAPDVGDSPLWALTLVHLALVFGAEAVVLLVGLPLAVFVTRPGRAALMRLAEALTGLGQTVPTLAILALAVPTLGLGLRPTLLGLVLYGLVPVVSNGVAGLLAVDRSVLDAARGMGMTPGQRLRRVELPLSLPVLLAGVRTSTVYNVGTATIGAALGAGGLGLPIINGLSQQNTGLVLVGAILSALLALSLDALLGLLARREPSDAAG